A genome region from Micromonospora sp. M71_S20 includes the following:
- the mycP gene encoding type VII secretion-associated serine protease mycosin translates to MPEDVTTVRHSCPPAARRIAGRTLLGLAAAVVSVAGPATAADAAPRQPAARPVLHPPAAAVPVALAAPDSKNRPDQVRDEQWQLDVLQAKTAWRSSTGKGVTVAVIDSGVDAAHPDLAGQVLPGLDLVAPRGKAGDPDPVGHGTTVAGLIAGRNDDARGAVGLAPDSRILPVRVLDAENRYDDALIVAKGVRWAVDNGARVINLSLGGSGDSPALAAALDYAFARDVVVVACTGNLGNSSNAKVWYPAREPGVVAVAGSERDSDNLWSGSITGRATVLTAPATGLVGARPGGYWRVQGTSFAAPLVAATAALVRARYPEMSAGDVVNRLLTTARDIGPTGRDDRFGYGMVDPVAALDAEVSPVGRNPLDDQSSPGVVGFGPAPGSTQPDVAGVGGDPRGFTVPRQQSRWAAQPAGTQEDGTPEQLWTGAAFFVALLTGAALMVRRFRQWTPLVSPQRGTGTWRRPPAR, encoded by the coding sequence ATGCCTGAGGATGTGACGACCGTGCGGCACAGCTGTCCGCCAGCGGCTCGGCGGATCGCCGGACGTACGTTGCTCGGTCTGGCGGCCGCCGTCGTGTCGGTCGCGGGTCCGGCCACGGCAGCCGACGCCGCCCCTCGGCAGCCCGCCGCCCGGCCGGTCCTCCACCCCCCGGCCGCCGCCGTCCCGGTGGCGCTCGCGGCGCCCGACAGCAAGAACCGCCCCGACCAGGTCCGCGACGAGCAGTGGCAGCTCGACGTGTTGCAGGCGAAGACCGCATGGCGCAGCTCGACCGGTAAGGGGGTCACCGTCGCGGTGATCGACTCCGGTGTGGACGCCGCCCATCCCGACCTGGCCGGCCAGGTGCTGCCCGGCCTCGACCTGGTGGCGCCCCGGGGCAAGGCCGGCGACCCCGATCCGGTCGGCCACGGCACCACCGTGGCCGGGCTGATCGCCGGCCGCAACGACGACGCGCGGGGGGCCGTCGGCCTGGCGCCGGACTCCCGGATCCTCCCGGTCCGCGTCCTCGACGCCGAGAACCGCTACGACGACGCCCTGATCGTCGCCAAGGGCGTGCGCTGGGCCGTCGACAACGGCGCCCGCGTGATCAACCTGTCCCTCGGCGGCAGCGGCGACAGCCCCGCCCTGGCGGCGGCGCTCGACTACGCCTTCGCCCGGGACGTCGTCGTGGTCGCCTGCACCGGCAACCTGGGCAACTCGTCCAACGCGAAGGTCTGGTACCCGGCCCGGGAGCCGGGTGTCGTCGCGGTCGCCGGGTCGGAGCGCGACAGCGACAACCTCTGGTCCGGTTCGATCACCGGGCGGGCCACCGTCCTCACCGCCCCCGCTACCGGCCTGGTCGGGGCCCGGCCGGGCGGCTACTGGCGGGTGCAGGGCACCAGCTTCGCGGCGCCGCTGGTCGCCGCCACCGCCGCGCTGGTGCGGGCCCGCTACCCGGAGATGTCCGCCGGCGACGTCGTCAACCGGCTGCTCACCACCGCCCGCGACATCGGCCCCACCGGCCGGGACGACCGTTTCGGGTACGGCATGGTCGACCCGGTCGCCGCGCTGGACGCCGAGGTGAGCCCGGTGGGCCGCAACCCGCTGGACGACCAGTCCTCCCCGGGCGTGGTCGGGTTCGGCCCCGCCCCGGGGTCGACGCAGCCCGACGTCGCGGGGGTCGGCGGCGACCCGCGCGGCTTCACCGTGCCGCGCCAGCAGTCCCGGTGGGCGGCGCAGCCGGCGGGTACGCAGGAGGACGGCACGCCGGAGCAGTTGTGGACCGGGGCCGCGTTCTTCGTCGCCCTGCTGACCGGGGCGGCGTTGATGGTGCGCCGGTTCCGCCAGTGGACCCCGCTGGTCTCGCCCCAACGCGGCACCGGGACGTGGCGTCGCCCGCCGGCGCGCTGA
- a CDS encoding phosphatase PAP2 family protein translates to MSPSGPRTLAAPPRSSWRDRRLHPEHARGLRLTLAAAAAFLVAVPFMLLAVLVLGDWSPLRRLDTAVTHALVGYAAEHPVWVRLMTLWTDVFAPMPLRVGALVLVLWLVRRGARQLAVWVAVTMAVGGLLSPLLKLLVGRPRPDLPDPVAEAPGLAFPSGHALNAALAAGVLLVVFLPHARPAGRRVVWTAAVLLALVTGFSRVALGVHWTSDVLAGWLLGAAVVAATAAALTVWRADPPGRPAPREGHGTAAGS, encoded by the coding sequence ATGAGCCCGTCCGGCCCGCGTACCCTCGCCGCCCCGCCGCGCTCCTCGTGGCGTGACCGCCGCCTGCACCCGGAGCATGCCCGGGGCCTGCGGCTGACCCTCGCGGCGGCTGCCGCGTTCCTGGTGGCGGTGCCGTTCATGCTGCTGGCCGTCCTGGTCCTCGGAGACTGGTCCCCGCTGCGCCGGCTCGACACGGCGGTCACCCACGCGCTGGTCGGCTACGCCGCCGAGCACCCGGTGTGGGTACGCCTGATGACCCTCTGGACCGACGTGTTCGCCCCGATGCCGCTGCGCGTCGGGGCCCTGGTCCTGGTCCTCTGGCTGGTCCGCCGGGGTGCCCGGCAGCTGGCGGTCTGGGTGGCCGTCACCATGGCGGTCGGCGGCCTGCTCAGCCCGCTGCTCAAGCTGCTCGTCGGTCGGCCCCGGCCGGACCTGCCGGACCCGGTGGCCGAGGCGCCCGGCCTGGCCTTCCCGTCCGGGCACGCGCTCAACGCCGCCCTCGCCGCCGGGGTGCTGCTGGTGGTGTTCCTCCCGCACGCCCGGCCGGCCGGGCGCCGGGTGGTGTGGACGGCCGCCGTGCTGCTCGCCCTGGTGACCGGTTTCAGCCGGGTGGCCCTCGGCGTGCACTGGACCAGCGACGTGCTGGCCGGCTGGCTGCTCGGCGCGGCCGTGGTGGCCGCGACCGCCGCCGCCCTCACCGTCTGGCGGGCCGACCCGCCCGGCCGGCCGGCCCCGCGCGAGGGTCACGGGACGGCGGCGGGAAGCTGA
- a CDS encoding MarP family serine protease, producing MSAVDLVLLLLMLVFAISGYRQGFVIGVLSFSGFFLGALVGLQVGPLLAQQFVDSGTRVLISLVAIFGLAVVGQALAGWVGSHLRKTITSDAAKRVDDVGGAFVSLFAVLLVAWLVAVPLGSSSLPWLASSVRNSALLTVVDRVLPDQAQQLSTALRDTVDTNGFPDVFGDLAPTRARQVSPPDPALAGSQVVVNSQRSVVKVLGSAPSCSRRIEGSGFVYADDRVMTNAHVVAGTRSTVVELNGDRYDSKVVVYDPDRDLAVLHVPGLPGPSMRFAAGNAGSGADAIVLGFPLDGPYNAQSARIRDVDRITGPDIYSAGNVTREVYTIRALVQSGNSGGPLVSSNGLVLGVIFAAAADDPNTGFAVTAAEARPVALAGAERTRAVGTGDCT from the coding sequence GTGTCCGCCGTGGATCTCGTACTGCTGCTGCTCATGCTCGTGTTCGCGATCAGCGGATACCGCCAGGGCTTCGTCATCGGGGTGCTGTCGTTCTCCGGCTTCTTCCTGGGCGCGCTGGTGGGCCTCCAGGTGGGGCCGCTGCTGGCCCAGCAGTTCGTCGACAGCGGCACCCGGGTGTTGATCTCCCTGGTGGCGATCTTCGGGCTGGCGGTGGTCGGCCAGGCGCTCGCCGGCTGGGTCGGTTCGCACCTGCGCAAGACGATCACCAGCGACGCCGCCAAGCGGGTCGACGACGTCGGCGGGGCGTTCGTCTCGCTCTTCGCCGTGCTGCTGGTCGCCTGGCTCGTCGCGGTGCCGCTCGGCTCGTCGTCGCTGCCCTGGCTGGCCTCCTCGGTGCGCAACAGCGCGCTGCTCACGGTGGTAGACCGGGTCCTGCCCGACCAGGCGCAGCAGCTCTCCACGGCGCTGCGGGACACCGTCGACACCAACGGCTTCCCCGACGTCTTCGGCGACCTGGCGCCCACCCGGGCCCGGCAGGTGTCCCCGCCCGACCCGGCGCTCGCCGGCTCCCAGGTGGTGGTCAACAGCCAGCGTTCGGTGGTCAAGGTGCTCGGCTCCGCCCCGAGCTGTTCGCGCCGGATCGAGGGCTCCGGCTTCGTCTACGCCGACGACCGGGTGATGACCAACGCCCACGTCGTCGCCGGGACCCGGTCCACCGTCGTCGAGCTGAACGGCGACCGGTACGACAGCAAGGTGGTCGTCTACGACCCCGACCGAGACCTGGCCGTGCTGCACGTGCCCGGGCTGCCCGGCCCGTCGATGCGGTTCGCCGCCGGCAACGCGGGCAGCGGCGCGGACGCGATCGTGCTGGGCTTCCCGCTCGACGGGCCGTACAACGCCCAGTCGGCGCGGATCCGGGACGTCGACCGGATCACGGGGCCGGACATCTACTCCGCCGGCAACGTGACGCGGGAGGTCTACACCATCCGGGCGCTCGTGCAGAGCGGCAACTCCGGCGGCCCGCTGGTCTCCTCGAACGGGCTGGTGCTCGGGGTGATCTTCGCGGCGGCGGCCGACGACCCGAACACCGGCTTCGCGGTGACCGCGGCCGAGGCCCGTCCCGTCGCCCTCGCCGGCGCCGAGCGCACCCGCGCCGTCGGCACCGGCGACTGCACCTGA
- a CDS encoding CoA pyrophosphatase, translating into MSRRPPGWFDPLLTRLGSARSEDFTRLVTPESGGRESAVLVLLGEEPGAGPDVLILQRAATLRNHAGQPAFPGGAADPEDADARATALREANEEVGLDPASVTVLAELPKLWIPVSDFVVTPVLAWWHAPHPVHPREPAEVAHVARLPVAELVDPANRMRVRHPSGWIGPAFSARGMLVWGFTAGVLAALLDMGGWARPWPRDRVVDLPPTGAAPAPSAGTDAVDETPVR; encoded by the coding sequence ATGAGCCGGCGTCCGCCGGGCTGGTTCGACCCGCTGCTGACCCGGCTCGGCAGCGCGCGCAGCGAGGACTTCACCCGGCTGGTCACCCCGGAGAGCGGGGGGCGGGAGAGCGCGGTGCTGGTGCTGCTCGGCGAGGAGCCCGGAGCCGGCCCGGACGTGCTGATCCTCCAGCGTGCGGCCACTCTGCGTAACCACGCCGGCCAGCCCGCCTTCCCCGGCGGCGCGGCCGACCCGGAGGACGCCGACGCCCGGGCGACCGCGCTGCGCGAGGCGAACGAGGAGGTCGGCCTCGACCCGGCCAGCGTCACCGTCCTGGCCGAGCTGCCGAAGCTCTGGATCCCGGTCAGCGACTTCGTGGTCACCCCCGTGCTCGCCTGGTGGCACGCGCCGCACCCGGTGCACCCCCGGGAGCCGGCCGAGGTGGCGCACGTGGCCCGGCTGCCGGTCGCCGAGCTGGTCGACCCGGCGAACCGGATGCGGGTCCGCCACCCGAGCGGCTGGATCGGCCCGGCCTTCTCGGCGCGCGGGATGCTGGTCTGGGGCTTCACCGCCGGGGTGCTGGCCGCCCTGCTCGACATGGGCGGCTGGGCTCGGCCGTGGCCCCGCGACCGGGTCGTGGACCTACCGCCGACCGGGGCTGCCCCGGCGCCCTCGGCCGGCACCGACGCGGTCGACGAGACCCCGGTGCGCTGA
- a CDS encoding TlpA disulfide reductase family protein encodes MNRRLAALLVPVLLAVAGCTAGTEEKDPGPTERQKAAANRPSPFQDCSALGTPPASAAPAPPSGGGGQVLPELTLECFTGGAPVALRDLRGPAVVNVWASWCPPCRQELPAFQRLSERAAGQFRVVGVNSGDGREAAQAIGEDLGVRFPVLVDRGERVKQELLRKGIPLTVFVDGQSRVRHVDSSGALDDASLVELVRQHLGVTVPA; translated from the coding sequence ATGAACCGCCGGCTCGCCGCCCTGCTCGTACCCGTGCTGCTGGCCGTCGCCGGCTGCACCGCCGGCACCGAGGAGAAGGACCCGGGCCCCACCGAACGGCAGAAGGCCGCCGCCAACCGGCCGTCGCCCTTCCAGGACTGCTCCGCCCTGGGTACGCCGCCCGCGTCCGCCGCACCTGCCCCACCCTCCGGGGGCGGGGGCCAGGTGCTGCCCGAGCTGACCCTGGAGTGCTTCACCGGCGGCGCCCCGGTCGCCCTGCGGGACCTGCGCGGCCCGGCGGTGGTCAACGTCTGGGCCTCCTGGTGCCCGCCCTGCCGCCAGGAACTGCCCGCCTTCCAGCGGCTCAGCGAGCGGGCCGCCGGCCAGTTCCGGGTGGTCGGCGTCAACAGCGGGGACGGCCGCGAGGCCGCCCAGGCCATCGGCGAGGACCTCGGCGTCCGCTTCCCGGTGCTGGTCGACCGGGGCGAGAGGGTGAAGCAGGAACTGCTGCGCAAGGGCATTCCCCTGACCGTCTTCGTCGACGGGCAGTCCCGCGTCCGGCACGTCGACTCCTCGGGCGCGCTCGACGACGCCAGCCTGGTCGAGCTGGTCCGGCAGCACCTCGGCGTGACGGTGCCGGCATGA
- the nth gene encoding endonuclease III, with product MTTSSSGFTETDLGRTRRARRIGRVLTETHPDAHCELDHSNPLELAVATILSAQCTDKKVNEVTPKLFARYPTAADYAGADRAELEELIRPTGFYRNKTDSLIKLGQALVERYDARVPGKLADLVTLPGIGRKTANVILGNAFDVPGITVDTHFQRLVQRWRLTAETDPVKIEHAIGALFPRRDWTMLSHRIIFHGRRVCHARKPACGACTLAKLCPSYGTGPTEPAAAAKLLKGPRARDLAVAAGVDPELVPVQAVVAEAP from the coding sequence GTGACCACGAGTTCCTCCGGCTTCACCGAGACCGACCTCGGGCGCACCCGTCGCGCCCGGCGGATCGGCCGGGTACTGACCGAGACCCACCCCGACGCGCACTGTGAACTGGACCACTCCAACCCCCTGGAGCTGGCCGTCGCGACGATCCTCTCCGCGCAGTGCACGGACAAGAAGGTCAACGAGGTCACCCCGAAGCTCTTCGCCCGCTACCCGACCGCCGCCGACTACGCGGGAGCGGACCGGGCGGAGCTGGAGGAGCTGATCCGGCCCACCGGCTTCTACCGAAACAAGACCGACTCGCTGATCAAGCTCGGCCAGGCCCTCGTGGAGCGGTACGACGCCCGGGTCCCCGGCAAGCTCGCCGACCTGGTGACGCTGCCCGGCATCGGCCGCAAGACCGCCAACGTCATCCTCGGCAACGCCTTCGACGTTCCCGGGATCACCGTCGACACCCACTTCCAGCGGCTGGTCCAGCGCTGGCGGCTGACCGCCGAGACCGACCCCGTCAAGATCGAGCACGCGATCGGGGCGCTCTTCCCGCGGCGCGACTGGACCATGCTGTCGCACCGGATCATCTTCCACGGCCGGCGGGTCTGCCACGCCCGCAAGCCGGCCTGCGGCGCGTGCACGCTGGCGAAGCTCTGCCCGTCGTACGGCACCGGACCGACCGAGCCGGCGGCGGCCGCGAAGCTGCTCAAGGGCCCCCGGGCCCGGGACCTGGCGGTGGCGGCCGGGGTCGACCCGGAGCTGGTGCCGGTCCAGGCCGTCGTGGCGGAGGCACCGTGA
- a CDS encoding CapA family protein, with protein sequence MYAAASPPRRRAALALGALLAVLLTAGCGGPGSGSDAVWQPGTGGGNTGAPVRSGAPTSTAQPAEQAISLSATGDIIMGNAPNRLPPNGGKGFFDSVEKALAADLVMGNLEEPLTVDTGTGKCGPNSTRCFQFRAPPEYAAHLRDAGFDLLNQANNHGYDFGPKGYENTQKALEKYDLAHTGAPDQITVVDVKGVKVAVAGFSSYVWSNSLTDIAAAKKVITKAAGMADVVVVQVHMGGEGSEKTRVRPGTEMFLGENRGDPVKFSKAMIDAGADLIVGHGPHVLRGMEFYKGRLIAYSLGNFAGGGNSLSNAGRLGWGGVLKVSLKPDGSWAGGSFASTYMNSIGKPTMDRDDRGLGLVKQLTKSDFPETGARFDDSGTISAPQGG encoded by the coding sequence ATGTACGCTGCCGCCTCCCCTCCGCGTCGCCGGGCCGCACTCGCCCTCGGCGCGCTGCTCGCCGTCCTGCTCACCGCCGGCTGTGGAGGGCCCGGGTCCGGGTCCGACGCGGTCTGGCAGCCCGGCACGGGTGGCGGCAACACCGGCGCCCCGGTCCGCTCGGGCGCGCCCACGAGCACCGCGCAGCCCGCCGAGCAGGCGATCTCGCTCTCGGCGACCGGCGACATCATCATGGGCAACGCGCCGAACCGGCTGCCCCCCAACGGCGGGAAGGGCTTCTTCGACTCGGTCGAGAAGGCGCTCGCCGCCGACCTGGTGATGGGCAACCTGGAGGAGCCGCTCACCGTCGACACCGGCACCGGCAAGTGCGGCCCGAACTCGACCCGCTGCTTCCAGTTCCGGGCCCCGCCCGAGTACGCCGCGCACCTGCGCGACGCGGGCTTCGACCTGCTCAACCAGGCCAACAACCACGGCTACGACTTCGGCCCGAAGGGCTACGAGAACACCCAGAAGGCGCTGGAGAAGTACGACCTCGCGCACACCGGGGCGCCTGACCAGATCACCGTGGTCGACGTCAAGGGGGTCAAGGTCGCGGTCGCCGGCTTCTCGTCGTACGTCTGGTCCAACAGCCTCACCGACATCGCCGCGGCGAAGAAGGTGATCACCAAGGCGGCCGGCATGGCCGACGTGGTCGTCGTGCAGGTGCACATGGGCGGCGAGGGCTCCGAGAAGACGCGGGTGCGGCCCGGCACCGAGATGTTCCTCGGCGAGAACCGGGGCGACCCGGTCAAGTTCTCCAAGGCGATGATCGACGCCGGGGCGGACCTGATCGTCGGGCACGGCCCGCACGTGCTGCGCGGCATGGAGTTCTACAAGGGCCGGCTGATCGCGTACAGCCTGGGCAACTTCGCCGGCGGGGGCAACTCGCTGAGCAACGCCGGCCGGCTCGGCTGGGGCGGGGTGCTGAAGGTGTCGCTGAAGCCGGACGGCAGCTGGGCCGGCGGCTCGTTCGCCTCGACGTACATGAACTCCATCGGCAAGCCGACCATGGACCGCGACGACCGCGGGCTGGGCCTCGTGAAGCAGTTGACCAAGAGCGACTTCCCGGAGACCGGCGCCCGGTTCGACGACTCCGGCACGATCAGCGCGCCCCAGGGCGGCTGA
- a CDS encoding adenosylcobinamide amidohydrolase has protein sequence MLSEPVLTARQEDGRDVPLLVWRADRPLRAVSSAPLGGGIGVRHWVVNATVPMSYDRDDPADHLAELADRLDLHGPGVGLLTGVDVAEVVARTDTGVRAWATVGLGTPVRAAEPAPAALTQRVGTVNIVVYVPARLGDAALVNAVATATEAKAQAIAELGVPGTGTPTDAVTVLCPVDGPESAYGGPRSTWGAPLARAVHAAVAAGGAGTVVPWSDRPAG, from the coding sequence GTGCTGAGTGAACCCGTGCTGACCGCCCGACAGGAAGACGGTCGGGACGTACCGCTGCTGGTCTGGCGCGCCGACCGCCCGCTGCGCGCGGTCAGCTCCGCGCCGCTGGGCGGCGGGATCGGCGTCCGGCACTGGGTCGTCAACGCGACCGTGCCCATGTCGTACGACCGGGACGACCCCGCCGACCACCTGGCCGAACTGGCCGACCGGCTCGACCTCCACGGGCCCGGGGTGGGCCTGCTGACCGGGGTGGACGTCGCCGAGGTGGTCGCCCGGACGGACACCGGCGTGCGGGCCTGGGCGACGGTCGGCCTGGGCACCCCGGTCCGGGCGGCGGAGCCCGCCCCGGCGGCGCTGACCCAGCGGGTCGGCACCGTCAACATCGTGGTGTACGTCCCGGCCCGGCTCGGCGACGCCGCCCTGGTCAACGCGGTCGCCACGGCCACCGAGGCGAAGGCGCAGGCGATCGCGGAGCTGGGCGTGCCGGGCACCGGCACCCCGACGGACGCGGTCACCGTGCTCTGCCCGGTCGACGGCCCCGAGTCGGCGTACGGCGGACCGCGCTCCACCTGGGGCGCCCCGCTGGCCCGGGCCGTGCACGCCGCCGTGGCGGCGGGCGGGGCGGGCACCGTCGTGCCGTGGTCGGACCGACCGGCGGGCTGA
- a CDS encoding Crp/Fnr family transcriptional regulator, which translates to MDEVLARSGIFQGVDPEAAEALAKEMETLEVRKGEIVFNEGEPGDSLYILLSGKIKVGRRAADGRQNLIAVMGPSDMVGELSLFDPGPRTATATAVTDTRLVRLRKQALRPWLNNRPEIAEQLLRVLARRLRRTNDSLADLIFTDVPGRVAKNLLQMAGRFGTRDGGVLRVTHDLTQEEIAQLVGASRETVNKALADFASRGWLRLDGKSIIILDPERLARRARV; encoded by the coding sequence ATGGACGAGGTACTGGCTCGCAGCGGGATCTTCCAGGGCGTCGACCCGGAGGCTGCCGAGGCGCTCGCCAAGGAGATGGAGACGCTCGAGGTCCGTAAGGGCGAGATCGTCTTCAACGAGGGCGAACCCGGCGACAGTCTCTACATCCTGCTGTCCGGCAAGATCAAGGTGGGTCGGCGCGCTGCCGACGGCCGGCAGAACCTGATCGCGGTGATGGGCCCGTCGGACATGGTGGGCGAGCTGTCGCTCTTCGACCCCGGCCCGCGTACGGCGACGGCCACGGCGGTCACCGACACCCGGCTGGTGCGGCTGCGCAAGCAGGCCCTGCGCCCGTGGCTGAACAACCGCCCGGAGATCGCGGAGCAGCTGCTGCGGGTGCTCGCCCGCCGGCTCCGGCGCACGAACGACTCCCTGGCCGACCTGATCTTCACCGACGTGCCCGGCCGCGTCGCCAAGAACCTGCTCCAGATGGCCGGCCGCTTCGGCACCCGCGACGGCGGCGTGCTGCGGGTGACCCACGACCTCACCCAGGAGGAGATCGCCCAGCTCGTCGGCGCCTCCCGGGAGACCGTCAACAAGGCGCTGGCCGACTTCGCCTCGCGCGGGTGGCTGCGCCTGGACGGCAAGAGCATCATCATCCTCGACCCGGAGCGCCTGGCCCGCCGCGCCCGCGTCTGA
- a CDS encoding metallophosphoesterase produces the protein MLDRVAVLSDIHGALPALEAVLAEPDVAAADLIVLTGDIAAGPQPVEVLDVLAGLGDRACWVRGNADRELVQARAGRPSPIDVSNWAAEQLRDDQVARLAALPLTVTLEVGGLGPVLFCHATPRDDEEVVLVDSRMERWAEVLADVPAEVSTVVCGHTHMPFTRLADRRLIVNPGSVGMPYGGPGAYWALLGPGVHLRRTSFDVDAACARVTAESGFPDAAEWADEYLRSRHSDATALAVFAPRDGRRAVTGG, from the coding sequence ATGCTGGACCGGGTGGCCGTTCTCTCCGACATCCACGGTGCGCTGCCGGCGCTGGAGGCCGTGCTGGCCGAGCCGGATGTCGCCGCCGCCGACCTGATCGTGCTCACCGGCGACATCGCGGCCGGACCGCAGCCGGTCGAGGTGCTGGACGTGCTCGCCGGCCTCGGCGACCGGGCCTGCTGGGTACGGGGCAACGCGGACCGCGAGCTGGTGCAGGCACGCGCCGGCCGCCCGTCCCCGATCGACGTCTCCAACTGGGCGGCGGAGCAGCTCCGCGACGACCAGGTGGCCCGGTTGGCGGCGCTGCCGCTGACGGTCACCCTGGAGGTCGGCGGCCTCGGTCCGGTGCTGTTCTGCCACGCCACTCCCCGCGACGACGAGGAGGTCGTGCTCGTCGACTCCCGGATGGAACGCTGGGCGGAGGTGCTCGCCGACGTCCCGGCCGAGGTTTCGACGGTGGTCTGCGGGCACACCCACATGCCGTTCACCCGGCTGGCCGACCGACGGCTGATCGTCAACCCGGGCAGCGTCGGGATGCCCTACGGCGGTCCCGGCGCCTACTGGGCACTCCTGGGGCCGGGGGTGCACCTGCGGCGTACCTCCTTCGACGTGGACGCCGCATGCGCCCGAGTGACGGCCGAGTCGGGCTTCCCCGACGCCGCCGAGTGGGCGGACGAGTACCTGCGCTCCCGACACAGCGACGCCACCGCCCTCGCGGTGTTCGCCCCGCGCGACGGCCGCCGAGCAGTGACCGGCGGATGA